A genomic window from Aureibacillus halotolerans includes:
- a CDS encoding helix-turn-helix transcriptional regulator codes for MPYQSIELRQHGIRLYESKHNQGERIHEHYHEIYQILYAVEGEGTFALNGTPHACKQDYVAVIPPYAKHAIYSNEKFTLLVLAFDASVLDEVLRETLLKTYFSETRLRELSIIDGNDVRQILRKMLYEQSTQAELNTTALTIHLSELLLKLARAQEKTTDADANTVRAERLRQYIHTNYFDVSGSNDLAAKLGMSTRHMNTIFKDHYDVTPVQYLTDVRLRLAETMLRTTEKDIASICFEVGFESLSTFYRLFKASANMSPNKYRRMHSI; via the coding sequence TTGCCATATCAATCAATCGAATTGCGTCAGCACGGCATTCGTCTCTATGAAAGCAAGCATAATCAAGGTGAGCGTATTCATGAGCATTATCATGAAATCTATCAAATTTTGTATGCGGTCGAGGGGGAAGGCACGTTTGCGCTCAATGGCACGCCACATGCGTGCAAACAAGACTATGTGGCTGTGATTCCTCCGTATGCCAAACACGCCATCTACTCCAATGAAAAGTTTACACTGCTTGTGTTGGCGTTTGATGCCTCTGTGCTTGATGAAGTGCTGCGCGAGACGTTGCTTAAAACGTATTTTTCCGAAACGCGTTTGCGGGAGCTGAGCATCATTGATGGCAACGACGTTCGTCAAATTTTGCGAAAAATGTTGTATGAGCAGTCGACGCAAGCGGAACTAAACACGACAGCTCTTACGATTCATTTGTCCGAGCTGTTGCTCAAGCTGGCACGGGCGCAAGAAAAAACGACGGATGCGGACGCCAACACGGTCCGCGCTGAACGATTGCGCCAATACATCCATACCAACTACTTTGACGTGAGCGGCTCCAATGACTTGGCAGCAAAGCTCGGCATGAGCACGCGTCATATGAATACGATTTTCAAAGACCACTATGATGTGACGCCTGTGCAATATTTAACTGACGTCCGACTTCGCCTAGCTGAAACAATGCTTCGCACGACAGAGAAGGACATTGCTTCGATTTGTTTTGAAGTGGGCTTTGAATCGTTATCGACGTTTTATCGTCTGTTTAAAGCTTCAGCGAACATGTCGCCAAACAAATACCGTCGTATGCATTCCATCTGA
- a CDS encoding Gfo/Idh/MocA family protein: MDEKVSIVLVGSSGYGAFYATQLIKHFESAYIKAVVDVAPEKSAYYQHFIDTNTPIYSSLEAFYKESEADAAIISSPIQFHRQQSIYALEHGSHVLCEKPATGNPEDLAAMAEARDRTGKHLLIGFNWSFSPDVQKLKNDIQNGLFGKPKRGKALVLWPRNLDYYGRSSWAGKAYGPNGEMIFDSVANNATSHFLHHLFYLLGAETNTSAVLNDVTAELYRANPIETFDTCAVRIQTKDDIELLYIASHAVKNQHNPYFEIEFENATLTREADEEGKHFIQVHWNDGQTTQYVDPENDHSPKIALLIDLVNGKRSDEICGIEAASSHVNCIRAMHESVPVIPNFPEDVTAFDEEKKLNWVPGLEETLKECYTKGVLPHELGVSWAKVGVCKTLG; this comes from the coding sequence ATGGATGAAAAGGTATCGATTGTGCTTGTTGGCAGCAGTGGCTACGGGGCGTTTTATGCCACCCAACTCATCAAACACTTCGAAAGCGCATACATAAAAGCCGTCGTTGATGTGGCACCGGAAAAATCGGCTTATTATCAGCATTTTATCGACACGAACACGCCGATCTATTCATCTCTTGAGGCTTTTTACAAAGAATCAGAGGCGGATGCAGCGATTATTTCTAGCCCGATTCAGTTCCACCGCCAGCAATCCATATACGCCTTGGAGCATGGCAGTCATGTGCTCTGTGAGAAGCCAGCCACGGGGAACCCAGAGGATCTCGCCGCTATGGCCGAAGCCCGTGATCGCACAGGCAAACACTTGCTGATTGGGTTTAACTGGTCATTTTCGCCAGATGTGCAAAAGCTTAAAAACGACATTCAGAATGGGCTGTTTGGAAAACCAAAGCGAGGAAAAGCGCTCGTGCTTTGGCCACGGAACCTCGACTATTATGGTCGTTCTTCGTGGGCAGGCAAAGCGTATGGTCCAAACGGAGAAATGATTTTCGACAGTGTCGCCAACAATGCCACTTCGCATTTTTTGCACCATTTGTTTTACCTGCTCGGAGCAGAAACAAACACTAGCGCGGTATTGAACGACGTGACCGCAGAGCTGTATCGTGCCAATCCGATTGAGACGTTTGATACATGTGCGGTGCGCATCCAGACGAAAGATGACATTGAGCTGTTGTATATCGCTTCGCATGCGGTGAAAAACCAACACAATCCTTATTTTGAAATTGAGTTCGAAAACGCCACGCTCACTCGTGAAGCAGATGAGGAAGGCAAACACTTTATTCAAGTGCACTGGAACGATGGTCAAACGACCCAATACGTGGACCCTGAAAACGACCACTCCCCAAAAATTGCATTGCTGATTGATTTGGTCAATGGAAAACGCAGCGACGAGATTTGCGGCATTGAAGCTGCCTCAAGTCACGTCAACTGCATTCGTGCCATGCATGAATCCGTACCCGTCATTCCCAATTTCCCAGAAGATGTGACGGCATTTGACGAGGAAAAGAAATTAAATTGGGTGCCCGGTTTAGAGGAGACACTGAAAGAGTGCTATACCAAAGGAGTACTACCACATGAATTAGGTGTGAGTTGGGCAAAGGTCGGGGTGTGTAAAACTCTCGGGTAA